A region from the Acyrthosiphon pisum isolate AL4f chromosome A1, pea_aphid_22Mar2018_4r6ur, whole genome shotgun sequence genome encodes:
- the LOC100165701 gene encoding conserved oligomeric Golgi complex subunit 8 — translation MDGQLTDLLFPDGIPDDIKTDPNIKNYLDHLGKCTAEELSKEHKSLEDKNVIIVKMVKDLALNNYKTFVKTSHCYESVYNKFDDTQQKTITLDNYLLKLKTECQEMLKQWADVKEKRHRNTLAMAWNSRIMHHALELPQLMLSCIQNKLYEDALKLANHARHLPNNIPAVKLLHDEVEKHRLTLMSALCQELRTDLELPLCMRIVRLLRTLNIINEEQLAVKFLQTRNAWFNAKLENIPDESNSQHLLETIEVSRSCLSNIATQYNLIFCSEDNSSDTGSSKLQFYYSWTNQKVCQFINILKKDLPNCRPSSLETIFTQCMYFGQSLGHIGADFRGLIAPVFINVTVKRFSDLLKMTEITWLTDLQTFLKTNIKNVRMNQTHDEVDDIPSPVFEYYPLAKFCNGVMSALNDLGEYAPYAAADEITKCLHTTLHNASCALFSMYYQDDFKNYDEGDKKIFGQLCICFSTDVVPYVQRCLHKVYEPASIAAFIGVTTTSLQKENLTYIDSEIINEPIKELLDEFENITVLNNIPTE, via the exons ATGGATGGCCAATTGACAGATTTACTGTTCCCAGACGGAATACCAG atgatATAAAAACTGAtccaaacattaaaaattatttagatcatCTTGGAAAATGCACAGCAGAAGaattaa gtaagGAACATAAGTCATTAGAAGATAAAAACGTCATAATTGTTAAAATGGTTAAAGATTTAGCATTAAATAACTACAAAACATTTGTTAAAACTTCACACTGTTATGAGtctgtgtataataaatttgatgatACACAACAGAAAACTATCacattagataattatttattaaaacttaaaactgaaTGTCAAGAAATGTTAAAACAGTGGGCAGATGTTAAAGAAAAACGGCATCGTAATACTTTAGCTATGGCTTGGAACTCCCGTATCATGCATCATGCTCTTGAACTTCCACAGCTCATgctatcctgtatacaaaataaactgtATGAAGATGCACTAAAATTGGCAAATCATGCTAGACATTTACCCAATAATATACCAGCTGTAAAG ttgttaCATGATGAAGTAGAAAAGCATCGTTTAACTTTGATGTCAGCACTTTGCCAAGAATTGAGAACCGATTTAGAATTACCACTGTGTATGCGTATTGTACGATTATTAagaacattaaacataataaatgaaGAACAGTTGGCTGTTAAGTTTTTACAGACTAGAAATGCTTGGTTTAATgctaaattagaaaatattccTGATGAGAGCA aTAGCCAACACCTCTTAGAAACTATTGAGGTGTCACGATCTTGTCTTTCAAATATAGCTACACAATATAACCTGATATTTTGCTCTGAAGATAACTCTTCTGATACTGGATCATCAAAACTACAATTCTATTATTCTTGGACTAATCAAAAG gtatgtcaattcattaatatactaaaaaaagacCTTCCAAACTGTCGACCATCATCATTAGAAACAATTTTCACACAATGTATGTACTTTGGACAATCATTGGGACATATTGGAGCTGATTTCAGGGGTCTGATAGCACCTGTGTTTATCAATGTAACTGTAAAAAGATTTTCAGACTTATTAAAAATGACAGAAATTACTTGGCTAACagatttacaaacatttttgaaaacaaatattaaaaatgtaagaatgAACCAAACTCATGATGAA gTAGATGATATACCATCACctgtatttgaatattatccTTTGGCAAAATTTTGTAATGGTGTAATGAGTGCTCTGAATGACCTAGGAGAGTATGCTCCATATGCAGCTGCCGATGAAATCACCAAATGTTTACATACTACATTACATAATGCGTCCTGTGCATTATTCTCTATGTATTACCAAgatgattttaaaaactatgatgaa ggtgacaaaaaaatatttggacaaCTCTGCATTTGTTTTTCAACTGATGTTGTACCATATGTACAAAGATGTTTACACAAAGTGTATGAACCAGCTAGTATAGCTGCTTTCATTGGAGTAACTACAACATCACTCCAGAAAgag AACCTAACATACATAGATTCAGAAATTATTAATGAACCTATCAAAGAATTATTGGATGAATTCGAAAATATTACTGTATTAAATAACATACCAACAGAGTAA